The Streptomyces sp. NBC_01298 genome contains the following window.
GCGGCACCGTTCGCGCGAGCTGCTGGAGACCTCCTTCGCGCAGTTCCAGGCCGACCGCTCGGTCGTCGGGATCTCCCGGCAGGTGCAGCGCAACGAGGAGGGCCTGGACGGCTACCGGGAGGGCATGACCTGCCACCTGGGGGACTTCGAGGAGTACGCGCGGCTGCGCCGCGACCTCAAGGACCGTGAGAACGACCTGGCCAAGCAGGGCGCCGCCCAGCGGCGGGCGCAGGCGGCGACCTCGCTGGAGAAGCTGAAGCCGGGCGACATCATCCACGTGCCGACGGGCAAGTTCGCCGGGCTGGCCCTGGTGCTGGACCCGGGCGTGCCGGCCGGGCGGTCCAACGGGCACCGCGGGTACGAGTACACCGAGGGCCCGCGCCCGCTGGTGCTCACCGTGGAGCGGCAGGTCAAGCGGCTCGCCGGGATCGACTTCCCGGTGCCGGTCGAGGCCATCGAGCGGATGCGGATCCCCAAGACGTTCAACGCCCGTTCCCCGCAGTCCCGTCGGGACCTGGCGTCCCAGTTGCGGAGCAAGGCCGGGCACATCACGGTGGAGCGGCACCGGGGCGGCCGGGCGGCCGCGGCCGACGACCGGGAGATCACGCGGCTGCGCACCGCCCTGCGGGCGCACCCGTGCCACGGCTGCGACGAGCGCGAGGACCACGCGCGCTGGGCGGAGCGCTACCACCGGCTGCAGCGGGACACGCGGCAGCTGGAGCAGCGCATCGAGGGTCGGACGAACACCATCGCCCGCACCTTCGACCGGATCCACGCGCTGCTGACGGATCTGGACTACCTGCGCGAGGACGAGGTGACCCCGCACGGGCGGCGCCTCGCGCGGCTCTACGGAGAGCTCGACCTGCTGGCGTCGGAGTGCCTGCGGGCCGGTGTCTGGGAGGGGCTGAGCCCGGCCGAACTGGCGGCCTGCATCTCGGCGCTGGTCTTCGAGGCCCGGCAGTCCGACGACGCGGTCGCGCCGAAGGTGCCGGGCGGCGCGGCGAAGGCCGCGCTCGGCGAGATGGTCCACATCTGGGGCCGGCTCGACGCGCTGGAGGAGGAGCACGGCATCAACCAGGCGGAGGGCGTGGGCCAGCGCGAGCCGGACCTCGGCTTCGCGTGGGCGGTGTACCAGTGGGCCTCCGACAAGAGCCTGGACGAGGTGCTGCGCGAGGCGGAGATGCCGGCCGGTGACTTCGTGCGCTGGTGCAAGCAGGTCATCGACGTGCTGGGGCAGGTGGCCGCCGCGGCGCCTTCCTCTTCGGCGCCGCCGTCTTCGGAGGGCGGGAGCACCGTGGCCCGCAACGCCCGCAAGGCCGTGGACGCGCTGCTGCGCGGTGTGGTGGCCTACAGCTCGGTAGGGTAGCCGGACTTGTAGGTTCCTCTAGAGGCGGTCATGGCCGGATCTCATCTCTTGCCATGATCGCTTCGGCGTGTCCCGTGGGAAAATCGGGCCATGACTGGTGGAACGGATGACGGGCCGAGACGGGTCGGTCGGCCGCGCGCCGATCAGCTGAGACCGGCGAGCGGGCGGCCGCCGCGCGAGGAACTCCTCTACGCGGCGGCCGAGTTGTTCACGGTGAAGGGGTACGCGGCGACGACCACGCGGGCCGTGGCCGAACGGGCCGGAATGCGCCAGGCCACGATGTACCACTACTTCGCCGGCAAGGAGGAACTCCTCGCCGAACTCCTGGAGTCCACGGTCGCGCCCTCCCTGGAACTGGCCCGCCGGCTGGCCGGGGAAGCGGACCGGCCCGCCGGCCGCCGGCTCTGGGAGCTGTGCCGCTCGGACGTGATGCTGCTGTGCGGCGGTCCGTACAACCTGGGCGCGCTCTACCTGTTGCCCGAGGTCGCCGGTGCGCGCTTCGCCCGCTTTCGCCGGATGCGACAGGAACTCAAGGACATCTACCGGGAGTTGCTCGACGGGACCCGCGTCGGAGTCGAACTCGCCGGTGACAAGGCTGGATTGGTGCTCCGCAACGACCTGGTCTTCGGGCTCATCGAAGGCGTGATGCTGATCCACCGCTCCGATCCGGGGCGCCCGGTGGCCGCCTTCGCGGAGGCCACCGCCGACGCGGCGCTGCGGATCGCGGACGTCCCCCGCTAGGGAGTCCTCGGTTCCTCGCATCCCTCTTCCCATCCGGGCCGGTCGTCCCAGGCCCGCAGGGTGCGGCCGCTCTCGATGCGGTGTGCGATCCCGGTGACGGGGTCGGTGAACTCCAGGGTGCGGGCCAGGAGCTGGAGCGGGCGCCGGTAGTCGTCGGGCGCCGGGTCGCGGACCACCGGATAGACCGGGTCGCCCAGGATCGGCAGGCCCAGGCTGTTCATGTGGACCCGCAGCTGGTGGGTGCGCCCGGTGTGCGGGGTCAGCCGGTAGCGCCCGGTGTCCCCCTTGACCGCGATGAGTTCGGCCAGGGTCTCGGCATTGGGCTCGGCGCCCGCGACCTCCGTGGCCGCCATCACCCCGCGGACCTTCTCGATGTGGCTGCGCAGGGTCCGGGGGAACTCCACCGCCGGGTCGTGGGGCGCGAGCGCCTCGTACTCCTTGCGGATCCGCCGCTCCTGGAACATCAGCTGGTAGGCGCCCCGGTCCTCGGGGCGGATGCTGAACAGCACCAGTCCGGCGGTCATCCGGTCCAGCCGGTGCGCGGGGCTCAGCGCGGGCAGGCCGAGCTCCACCCGGAGCCGGGCCAGGGCCGTCTGGAAGACGTGGCTGCCGCGCGGGGTGGTGGCCAGGAAGTGCGGCTTGTCGGCCACCAGCAGGTGCTCGTCGCGGTAGACGACCCCGATGGGGAAGGGCACCACGGGCTCGGGCGGCATGTCCCGGTGGAACCACAGGAAGGCGCCGGGCTCGTACGGGTCCTGCGGCCGCAGCACCCGGCCGCCGGGGCCCAGCACCCGGCCGTCCTGGAGCAGGCGGGCCATGGACTGGGCGCCGCGCGTGCCCTCGTAGCGTGCCGTGAGGTAGGAGCCGAGGTCCGGCCAGGTCCCGTCCGGGTCGGGGGGCAGCCGCATGCGGACCGGGTCGATGCCGGAGACCTGGGGCAGGGGCGCGTCGGGGATGTGGGATCTGCGCTTCACCGGGTACAGGCTATGCGGCTGGGTCGGCACCGGCGGCCCGGGTCGTCACCCGCGGCCCGGGTCGTCACCCGCGGCCTAGCCCCGGGTGAAGGTGCCGAGGTGGTCGGCGTCCAGGTGCTCGATGCGGACCGTGCGGTCGGCGGGGGAGAAGAACACCCCGGTGCGGCCGACCGCGTTCTCGCCGGTGGTCTCGTAGCTGAAGGTGTCCCCGTCGTAGTGGGTGAGGGGGAAGACCATCGGCTCCGGGCCGAGGGACAGGGTCAGCTTGCCCTCGCTCGTGGCCGCCACGGTCGCCTTGCCGTAGTAGGGGTTGTCGTAGGTGCCGGCGTAGGTGGAGTCCTTCCCGGCCGGCTTCGCCCCGGTGGGCGGGTGGGCGTAGTCGGTGGGGGAGCGGCCCTCCGCGTTGATCCGCGCGTAGAGGGCGCCCGTCAGGGCCAGCCAGTCGGTGGTGGCCCTGCCGTGTTCGGCGGTGTCGAAGAAGTCGGCGGCGATGGCGTCGGGGAGGCCGACGGGGGCGCCGTTGGTGAGGACGACGATGCCGAGCTCCTCCAGCGGGAGCATGCCGACGCTGGTGTTGGCGCCGAGTTCGAAGGCGCCGGAGTGGCTCAGGCGCAGGCGGCCCGCGTCGTCGTAGTTGACGTTCCAGCCCAGCCCGTAGAACCCGGTGCGGCCGGTGGGGGAGGCGGGCGGCTGCGACACGATCTCGGGGAGGTGGGTGCGGGCGAGGGTGTCGGCGGGGATGATCCGCTTGCCGTCGAGGGTGCCGCCGGAGAGCTGGAGCCGCAGCCAGCGGGACATGTCGCGGGCGGTGCTGCTCACTCCGCCGGCGGGGGCCTGGGCGTCGGGGTCGCGGACGTAGCGGGGGCTCCAGGTGCCGTCCGCGTTCCTGACGTGGGTGGCGGCATGGTCGGGGGCGTCGACGAAGGCCTGGAACCCGGTGCTGGTGTGCGTCATGCCGGCGGGCTTGAAGAGGGTGTCGGCGCTGAGCTTCTGCCAGGTGGTGCCGCGGGAGCGGGCGAGCGCCTCGGCGGCGGCCGTGAACCCGAAGTTGGTGTAGGCGTAGCCCGCGCGGAAGGGGCTCAGGGGCGCCAGGCGCAGGTGGTCGAGGATGTACGCCTGGTCGTAGCCGAGGTCTTCGAGGAGGTCGCCGGCGTGGTCGGGCAGGCCGCTGCGGTGGGAGAGCAGGTCGGCGGTGGTGACGTGGGAGGTCACCCACGGGTCCTTGAGGGCGAAGCCGGGCAGCTCCGCGTGCCGGTCGAAGTCGGCCGGGTCCTTGAGGACCCCGGCGGCGACGGTGGAGGAGACCGGCTTGGAGAGCGAGGCGATCTGGAAGACGGTGTCGGGGCCCACCGCGGCCGGGTCCCCTACGCGGCGCAGGCCGAAGCCCTTGAGGTAGACCACCTCGTCGTCGTGGACGACGGCGACGGAGACGCCGGGAACCCCGGTGCGGCGCATCATCTCGGCGACGGTGGCGTCGAGGCTCCGCACGGCCGTGTCGACCTGGGCGTCCGTGAGCTGGGCGGTGGGCGCGGGCGGCGGGCTCGGGGCGGCGGTCGCGGTCCCGGCCGAGGCCAGGAGGGCGGCTGCTCCGGCTGCCGTGAATGCGCGGAGCGTACGCATGGGCCCATTGTGCCGCCGAACGGGTGATCCCGCGCTGCGGCTCGTCCCTCGCCGCCGGATACGGGGGCCGGCCCGGGCCCATGCAGTTGCCTTAGAGCTGCGGGGATCGTTGCCTGCGTGTGACGGGGTGGGGCGCGGCCGGCGGGTGCGGATCGGGATTCTGACGAAGGTGTTCACGGCCGAGCTGGTCGACGCGGCGATAGCCAAGCACGACCGTGCCGAGCGGCGCCGCCGACTCCTGCCGGCGAGGCTGGTCGTGTACTTCGTCCTGGCCCTGTGTCTGTTCGCCCGGGAGTCGTACGAGGAGGTGCTGCGGGTACTGACCAGCGGCATCCCGGGCAGCCACGCTCTCGCACGGGTGAACCGGTCATCGTTGTGCCGGGCCCGCGCCCGCCTCGGCGAGGACGTGTTGGAGACCGTGTTCCGCCAGGTGGCCGGCCCGCTCGCCGCCCCGGCCGCGCCCGGCGCATGGTGGCGAGGACTGCGGCTCCTCGCCCTGGACGGCACCCAGTTCGATCTTCCGGATTCGACGAGTAACGGCGACACCTTCGACGGCCCCTCCACCACCGGCGGCGTCCCCTTCGGCTTCCCCCAGGTCAGGGCGGTGGTCCTCGCCGAGATCGGGACGCACGGAGTCCTCGACGCTCGCCTCGGCGGCTACCGCGACGGAGAACGCAGCCTCGCCTACCCGCTGGCGGGCTCCACCGGCCCCGGCGACCTGGTCATCGCCGACCGCGGCTTCTGGTCGGTCGAGTTCGCGCACGTCTTCACCGTGGCGGGCGCGGATCTGCTGGTCAGGCTCCAGTCCAACCATCTCGGCACCGCTCAGGAAGAACTACCGGACAGCTCGTATCTGTCGATGGCGCGACCAGGCAAGGAGGTCCGACTCCGAGCCGCGCGAGAGGGCCGGACTCTGCCCCGGCACGTGATCTACCGCGTCATCACCTTCACCAAGGACGGCAAGGTCGCCTATCTGGGCACGACACCCGCTCGTTCACCGAGGCCAGGCGGGAGGCCCGCGCACGCCTCCTTCCGGCCCGGCGTAATCGCGACTGCCCACGCGCAATCAAGAAGCCGAACCGCTGGCCCGTGCTGAGGACACGCGCTAGACGCGGCGCTGTGCAACCAGGCCGCCGGTCCCACAACCCGACCTCGAAGCCGAAGAGCACCCGCCGGACCGGAAGACCGGTACTCAGGGGAACCCGAGCCTCGTCACCGCCTACGGATTAGGTGACGAGGGACCGGCTGCGGGCTCAGGTCAGCCAATCCAGTCTCGGAATCGGGCGTGTGATGGTCCGCACGCGCCGGCGGCCAAGGCATCCTCGTAAGCCTGCCCGGCTACGGCTTCCATCTCCTCCGCCGAGGTGACAGCGGACACGAGGCCCCCCGAGCCGACCGCTGAGTGGATCGTGCATCGCGGATAGACCGGCTGAACGGCGTACCACCCGAAGGCGACAACGGCAGCCAGCATGGCCAGGGTGATGAAGCGGCGTCTGGGTGTGTGGAAGAACGGGTTGATCACCTATGGATGGTACGGAGCGTGCCTGACCCGCTGGCCCGCGCCCCACTCCGTCACAGACGGGGCAACGATCCGCGCCGCCGGGTCAGGACGTGGCGGCTGCCAGGGGGCGTTCCTGTTCGGCTTCGACTTCCGCGTTCCAGTCGCGCTTGATCGCGCGCCAGCCCTCGTCCGTCTCGCCCAGGCGCCAGTAGCCGGAGATGGACAGGCGCTCGCGGGGGATGCCGCGCTCGACGCGCAGGTGGTGGCGCAGCGATCTGACGAAGCCGGCCTCGCCGTGCACGAACGCGTGTACGTCGGAGGAGGGGAAGGCCAGGGCCTGGACGGCCTCGGCCAGCGCCTCCCCGATCGGGCGGGAGCCGCGGTGGATCCAGACCGGGGCGATGCCGTCGGGGGTGGTGATCTCGAGCTCGTCGAGCGGGCCCTCGACCTCCACGAGCGCGTGCACCCGCGCCCCGGCGGGCATCCGCTCCATCGCCGCGCCGATCGCCGGCAGCGCGCTCTCGTCGCCGACCAGCAGGTGCCAGCCGGCCACCGGGTCCGGGGCGTAGGCCCCGCCCGGGCCGAGGAAGCGTACGAGTTCACCCGGCTGGACGCGGGCGGCCCAGGGGCCGGCCAGGCCCTCGTCGCCGTGGACCACGAAGTCGAGGGTCAGTTCCAGGAGGATCGGGTCCCAGGCGCGCACCGTGTACGCGCGCTGGCGCGGCCATTCCTCGCGGGGGTGGACGGCCTTGATCCGGTCCAGGTCCCAGGGGGTGGTGTAGGTGACTCCCTCCGGTGCGAAGAGCAGTTTCACGTAGTGGTCGGTGAACCTGCCCGCGCCGAATCCGGCCAGACCCGCACCGCCCAGCACGATCCGCACCATGTGCGGACTCAACCGCTCGGTCCGCACGACCACCGCGGTGCCGACCTTGCGGGCTCGTCCTTCTGCCACGACGTCTCCCTGACTCTCCGACCCTGACTCCGTGAAGCTTAGGATTACCTAAGTTAGCACCTCAAAGGCGAAGTGCGCTGCCCAGACGTTCCACTGCCCCACTCAGGCCCCACCTGTGCGCGAGCGCCGCGACCAGATCCGGCTGTGCCGGAGCGGCCGGGAGCGCCGGGTCGAACGGCGGAAGCGGAACGTCCGAGGCGACCTGGACCACCTTCGGGGCAACCGCCAGATACGGCCTCGATTCGTCCAGCCGCTTGCGCTGGGTGGGGGTCAGCTTCGACTTGGGGTCCTCGATCGCCGCGATGATTCCGGCCAGATCCCCGTAGGCGTCCAGCAGCTTCGCCGCCGTCTTCTCGCCGATGCCGGGGACGCCCGGCAGGCCGTCGCTCGGGTCCCCGCGCAGCAGCGCCAGATCGGCGTAGCCGGGGCCGTCCACCCCGTACTTCTCGCGGAGCCAGGCCTCGTCGGTCACCTGGAGGGTGCCCACGCCCTTCAGCGGGTACAGGACCCGGCGCCGCTTCGCGTCGTCGACCAGCTGGTACAGGTCGCGGTCGCCCGTGACGATGTCCACCGGGCCGGTGGCGCGGCCGGTCAGGGTGCCGATCACGTCGTCGGCCTCGTACCCGGCGACACCCACCCGGGCGATGCCGAAGGCGTCCAGGGCCGCCTCGATGATCGGGACCTGCGGGGCCAGGGTGTCCGGGGTCTCCTCGACGTCGGGGCCGCTCTCCGTCTCCTGCGCGACCCGGTGGGCCTTGTAGGAGGGGATCAGTTCCACCCGCCAGTGGGGACGCCAGTCGGCGTCCATGCAGGCCACCAGGTCGTCGGGGCGGTGGTCCTGCACGAGGCGGCCGATGAAGTCGAGCAGGCCGCGGACGGCGTTGACCGGAGTGCCGTCGGGGGCCTTCACGGAATCGGGCACGCCGAAGTACGCGCGGTAGTAGAGGGAAGCGGTGTCCAGGAGCATCAGGCGTCGTGTCGTCGTCACGGTCACGATGATGCACCGAGGGCAAACGGAAAGTGGCGCGGGTGCGGCCTGCTCTGCTCGTGAACGCGAAACCGGGGCCGGTTGCTGCGTAAGGTGCTTACAGCACACCGATGTGCGATGTGCGACGCGCGATGTGCGACGGACCGACCGGGACAAGGGGAGGGCAGCCCCGCCATGGACGACAGGGACGGCACCGACGGCAAGAACGGACGCGGAGCGACGATCGGCGCGGACGACAAGGAGCGGGATCGGGACAAGGAGTCCAAGGAACCGCTGCGGGTGGGCGTGGCCGTGCGCAAGAGACGCCGGGCCCTGCAGCTGACCCTCGCGGCGGTGTCCGCGCGCAGCGGGCTGTCGGTCCCCTTCCTGAGCCAGATAGAGAACGAGCGGGCCCGGCCCAGCATGCGGTCCCTGGAGCGGGTCGCCGACGCCCTGGAGACCACGGCCGTCGATCTGCTGGCCGCTTCCGACACCGCCCGTACGGTGGACCTCGTACGGGCCGGCGACGAGTCCGCGCTGACCCCCGTTCCCGGCGTACGGCCCCTCGTGCGCGGGCACCACCAGCTGCACGCGCTGGAGTTCACCGGGGACCAGGACGCGGGCCGCGAGTACCAGCACCGCAACGACGAGCTGATGTACGTGGTCTCGGGCGCCTGCCAGGTGGAGGCCGAGGGGCGGGCGTACCGGCTGGAGAACGGCGACGCGCTGTTCCTGTCCGGCGGGGTGCGCCACCGCTGGCGGGCCGTCACCGAGGACACCCGGATCCTGATCGTCGCGGTCGGCGAGCACATCCACGCGACCTCCGAGCCGCCCTCGCCCGGACAGTGACCGGGACGGTGACCGGGGCGGTGACCGTGCGCGTCGTTTCGCTGGTGCCGTCCCTGACCGAGGCGGTGGCCGTGAGCGCGCCCGGGGCGCTGGTCGGGGTGACCGACTGGTGCACGCATCCGGCCGCCGCTCTGGAGGGCGTGGCGCGCGTCGGGGGGACGAAGAACCCCGACGTACGGGCGATAGCGGAGCTGCGCCCGGATCTGGTCCTCGCCAACGAGGAGGAGAACCGGGCTCCGGACCTGGCCGCGCTGCGGGAGGCGGGGCTGGAGGTGCTGGTCACCGAGGTACGGGACCTCCCGCAGGCCCTCACCGAACTGGACCGGGTGCTCGTGGGCGCCATGGGGCTGAAGCGGCCCGGGTGGCTGGCGGACGCGGAGGCTGCGTGGGCCCGCGTGGAGCCCGCCGGACCGCCGCGGACGGCCTTCGTGCCCATCTGGCGCCGGCCCTGGATGGTGCTGGGGCGCGACACCTTCGCCGGGGACCTGCTGGCCCGCCTCGGCGTGCGCAACGCCTATGCCGGGCACGCGGAGCGCTACCCCGGGATCCCGGCGGCCGAGCTGGCCGCCGCCGGCTGCGAACTGGTGGTGTTCCCGGACGAGCCGTACCGCTTCACGCCCGGGGACGGGCCCGAGGCCTTCCCCGGTATCCCCGCCGCCTTCGTCGACGGCCGCCACCTGACCTGGTATGGCCCGTCCCTGGTGGAGGCGCCGACGGCTTTGGCCGCTGCCCTGCGGGCCCCGGTCTAGGCCGTAGCTTTCGGATCTTGCCGGCGCCGCCGGCCCGGCAAGATCCGACAGCGACGGCCTAGCGGGGCGCTGCCAGCAGGCGGCCGGTCGCGAGGCCGCGCAGGGTGTTCGCGGCGGCCAGGAGCCAGGCGGTCAGCAGGGCCAGGAAGAGGGCCGCGGCCAGCCAGGAGAAGGCGGCGAGACCGGTGTGCCGGGCCAGTCCGGCGGCTCCGGTGACGCAGGTGCCGACGGGGAAGGTCAGCGCCCACCAGGTCATGGCGAACCCCATGCCGCCCCGGGCGGCCCGCAGCAGCATCGCCGCGGCCAGCGCCAGCCACAGCAGCGCGAATCCCATCACGGGGACCCCGTAGACGACCGCGAAGGCGGAGAGGGCGCCCGAGTACTGGCCCGCCATCGACCGGGGCGCCATGTCCGCGAGGGAGTTGACCGCGGTGGTGGACTGGCCGAGGGGGCCCAGGACCAGGAACAGGGTCGGGGTGAGGAGCAGGGGGAGGGGGCCGTGGAAGATCAGCCGGCCGAAGATCAGGGGGAGCAGCAGCAGGGTGGCGAGCAGGCTGAGGCCGAACATCGCGTAGCAGCCGAGCAGCATGGCCTCGCGGGCCTGGCCGGCGGGGAGGTGGGGGATGAGCAGGGGGCCGAGCGCCGCGGAGACCATGGGGGCGACCACCGGGAGCAGCCAGACGGGGGTGGCCTGGTGGGCCTCGACCTTGTGGCGGACCACCATCAGGTAGGGGACGGCGACGGCCGCGAGGAGGCCTATCGCGGTGCCGGCGGTGAACAGGAACGTGTCCACGGCCACGGCGGCGGGGACCCCGATGAGGTCCTTGCCGACGATGAGCGCGCCTCCGCCGACGGCCAGCAGGGCCATCGAGAGGCAGCCGTAGAAGGGGGCCACGGCGGGGTCCAGCAGGTGGGCGCGGGCCTGGTCGCGGTGGTGGAGCCAGTGGCCGGCGCGGGCGGTCAGCAGGACCGCGAGGGCGGTGGCGGCCAGCACCCAGAAGATCTGGCAGACCACGCGCTGGCCGGGCAGCTGGTACGGGAGGGTCGCGCCGGCATTGGCGATGATCGCCGTGCCCATGACGGAGGCGTACCAGTTCGGGCCGAGGTGCCGCAGGGAGGGAGCCTTGTGGGCTGTGGTCTGGAGGGCTCCGCTGGTCCCGGAGGTGGTGGGAGCGGGGCGTACGAGGGTGGTGGCCATGGATCCAGCGTCCCGCCGGGCGGGGCCGGACGGCAGAGGGTGTCTTCCTATGAGGGCATAAACTGAAGTTATGGGTAATGGGCGCGGTCATGAGGAGTGGGTCGAGGGGCAGCTTCCGCTGGCGCACCGGGTCCCGGACCTGGGAGCCATGGAACTGCTGCTCGCGGTCGCGCGCATGGGCAGCCTGAGCGCCGCCGCGCGGCGGCTCGGGATCACCCAGCCCGCCGCCAGCAGCCGGATCCGGGCGATGGAGACCCGGCTCGGGGTCGCGCTGGTGGACCGCTCCCCGCGCGGGTCGACGCTGACCGCGGAGGGCGCGCTGGTCACGGACTGGGCCCGGCGGGTGGTGGAGGCGGCCGAGGCCTTCGACGCGGGCGCGCAGGCGCTACGGGGCCGCCGCGACTCCCGGCTGCGGGTCGCCGCCAGCATGACCATCGCGGAGTACCTGTTGCCCGGCTGGCTGATCGCGCTGCGCGGGCAGCGGCCCGACACGGCGGTGTCGCTGCACGCGGGGAACTCGGCGGTGGTGGCGGAACGGGTGCTCGCGCACGAGGCGGACCTCGGCTTCGTGGAGGGGCTGAGCGTGCCGGAGGGACTGGACTCGGTGGTCATCGCGCAGGACCGCCTCGTGGTGGCGGTGGCCCCCGGGCACCCCTGGGCCCGGCGCACGCGCGGGGTGGAGCCGGCGGAGCTGGCGGCGACCCCGCTGATCCTGCGGGAGCGGGGGTCGGGGACCCGGCAGGTCCTGGACGCGGCGCTGGCCGGGTGCGGGGGGCTGGCGGAGCCGCTGCTGGAACTGGCCTCCACCACCGCGGTGAAGGCGGCGGCGGTGAGCGGGGCCGGGCCGTGCGTGCTGTCGGAACTGGCGGTCGGGGACGAGATGGCGGGGCGGCGGCTGGTGTCCGTGCCGGTGCTCGGAGCGGGGCTGGAGCGGGAGCTCCGCGCGGTGTGGCCCGCGGGGGCCCGGCCGGCGGGGCCCGCGCGGGATCTGCTGGCGCTGACCCGGCGCTGACCCCGGCGCGGGGCAACCCTGCGGCGCCCCTTGCCGCTGCGCGGGCGGAGTTCCCCTACCCGCTCTTCGCCCGTTCCCCGGGCTCTGCCCGGACCCCGGTCCTCAAGCGCCGGACGGGCTGGAGGGGTGCCGGGCTGCGCCCGGACCTCCTGGGGCTCCGCCCCGGACCCCGGTCCTCAAGCGCCGGACGGGCTGGCCTCCTGGGGCTCCGCCCCGGACCCCGGTCCTCAAACGCCGGACGGCTGAAGTGCCGCTGTGATCAGGGCTGACATGACGCGGGTGTCCTTGTCGAGTTCCGGGTGCCATTGGACGCCCAGGGTCCAGGGGGCGCCGGGGAGTTCGATGGATTCCACCGTGCCGTCCGCGGCGTGGGAGGAGGCGATCAGGCCGCGGCCCAGGCGGTCCACGGCCTGGTGGTGGTAGGTGGGGACCTCTGACACCTCCGGGACCAGGGCCGCGTACAGGGTCCCGGGGACCGGGGTGACCGGGTGCCAGGAGACCACCCCGGGGCTCCGTACGTGGCCGTCGATGTGCTGGATCAGGGTGCCGCCCAGGGCCACGTTCAGCGCCTGCATGCCCCGGCAGATGCCGAGCAGCGGCGTGCCCGAGGCCAGGGCCGCGGAGATCAGGGAGAGTTCCCACGTGTCGCGCTGGGTCGCGGCCGGTCCGGTGCGGGGATCGCGCGCGGCCCCGTACCGGACCGGGTCCACGTCGGGGCCGCCCGCGATGACCAGGCCGTCCAGTCGGCTCAGCACCTCCGCCGCCGCCTCCGGTTCGTCCGGCGGGAGCAGGACGGCGGTGCCGCCCGAGGCCTGGATGAGCTCGTAGTACCCGGTGGGGATGAGGGCGGTCGGGACGTCCCACACCCCGTAGCGGGTGGATTGCTCGACGTAGGTGGTGATGCCGATGAGCGGCCTGGGCACGGGAGTACCTCCGGGAGGGGAAGGGTGGATCAGTCGCGGGAGAGCTCGGCCTCGGCTTCCGCCAGTGCCGCGAACTCCTCCTCCGGAGCGGAGGCCACCAGGTGGTG
Protein-coding sequences here:
- a CDS encoding TDT family transporter — encoded protein: MATTLVRPAPTTSGTSGALQTTAHKAPSLRHLGPNWYASVMGTAIIANAGATLPYQLPGQRVVCQIFWVLAATALAVLLTARAGHWLHHRDQARAHLLDPAVAPFYGCLSMALLAVGGGALIVGKDLIGVPAAVAVDTFLFTAGTAIGLLAAVAVPYLMVVRHKVEAHQATPVWLLPVVAPMVSAALGPLLIPHLPAGQAREAMLLGCYAMFGLSLLATLLLLPLIFGRLIFHGPLPLLLTPTLFLVLGPLGQSTTAVNSLADMAPRSMAGQYSGALSAFAVVYGVPVMGFALLWLALAAAMLLRAARGGMGFAMTWWALTFPVGTCVTGAAGLARHTGLAAFSWLAAALFLALLTAWLLAAANTLRGLATGRLLAAPR
- a CDS encoding gamma-glutamyl-gamma-aminobutyrate hydrolase family protein; translation: MPRPLIGITTYVEQSTRYGVWDVPTALIPTGYYELIQASGGTAVLLPPDEPEAAAEVLSRLDGLVIAGGPDVDPVRYGAARDPRTGPAATQRDTWELSLISAALASGTPLLGICRGMQALNVALGGTLIQHIDGHVRSPGVVSWHPVTPVPGTLYAALVPEVSEVPTYHHQAVDRLGRGLIASSHAADGTVESIELPGAPWTLGVQWHPELDKDTRVMSALITAALQPSGV
- a CDS encoding LysR family transcriptional regulator, whose product is MGNGRGHEEWVEGQLPLAHRVPDLGAMELLLAVARMGSLSAAARRLGITQPAASSRIRAMETRLGVALVDRSPRGSTLTAEGALVTDWARRVVEAAEAFDAGAQALRGRRDSRLRVAASMTIAEYLLPGWLIALRGQRPDTAVSLHAGNSAVVAERVLAHEADLGFVEGLSVPEGLDSVVIAQDRLVVAVAPGHPWARRTRGVEPAELAATPLILRERGSGTRQVLDAALAGCGGLAEPLLELASTTAVKAAAVSGAGPCVLSELAVGDEMAGRRLVSVPVLGAGLERELRAVWPAGARPAGPARDLLALTRR